The uncultured Cohaesibacter sp. genomic sequence ATTTACAGGTTTGGCGGCGAACCAATGGCAGGCCCATTGGATCGGGCGTTACTTCGTGCTGCCAGCAGGGCGCGACGTGCCGCAAGACAATCTCTATGACAATCGCTTTCAGGCGCGTCCCGCGGATTATTTGCGCCGGGAAATTGCCCTGTCGGAACGCCCCGTGCGCGCCACTGCTTATCTGTCCGCGCTCGGTCTTTATGAGTTTTATATCGATGGTGAGCGCATCGGTGAAGACGTCATGGCTCCCGGCTGGACTGACTATCACACTCGCGTTGAATACCAAACCCACGACGTAACCAACCAGCTCACGGCTGGCGACAACTGCCTTGGCGCGATCATTGGAGAAGGTTGGTATTCTGGCCGTATCGGGCATAATCAGCGCCGCGCTGGCAACCATTATGGTGGGCGTCCGGCTTTCCTGTGTCAATTGCAGCTTGAATATGCGGATGGGCACGTCGAGACAATCATTTCCGATGAAAGTTGGATGACCCGGCAGGGGCCAATTTGTTATTCCGATTTTCTGGCCGGCGAAATGGTTGATGCCCGATTGTCGCTGGATAATTGGTGTGCGTGTGGGATCGATACGACTTATTGGCAACCGGTAGAAGAAATCATTCCCGAGCCGGGCCTGCCGCAAATCGATGCAGCACGCAGCCAACCAGCACGAGAAGTTGCCCGGCTGGAACCAAAGTCGCGGTTTGCTCAAGATGCGAATACAACAATTTTTGACTTTGGCCAGAATCTCTCCGGCTATGTTGAAATGCAGGTGGACGCGCCCGAAGGCACCCGTTTTCTTTTGCGCCATGGTGAAATGCTGGATGCAGACGGCAGGCTTTATACCGAGAATCTGCGCTATGCCGTGTCCGAGGATATCTATATTGCAAGCGGCAAGGGCAACGAGATTTTCCATCCCAAATTCACCTTCCATGGCTTTCAATATGTGGAGCTTACCGTGGAAGGGGAATCCTATGCCCAACCGGAATTGACAGCGATTGCGATCCAGACGGATACACCGGTGGTTGGGCATATGAAAACGGGCCACCCGATGGTCAATCAGCTTCTATCCAACATATTCTGGAGCCAGAGAGACAATTTCCTTTCTGTTCCAACGGATTGTCCGCAGCGCGATGAACGGTATGGGTGGGCAGCCGATGCACAGGTTTTCTGGCGCACCGCTGGCTACTTCATGGATATATCCGCTTTTCTGACCAAATGGATGGAAGATCTGATCGATGGCCAGTCAGATGACGGCGTTTTCCCCGACGTAGCTCCAACAAAACCGCTCAATCCTTATCGGCTAACGCCGCAACCGGGCGCTCCGGCCTGGGGGGATGCCCCGATCATCATGGGCTGGATGCATTACCAGCGGTATGGCGACAAGGATCTTCTGGATCGGTGCTGGACGCCTTTTGTGAGTTGGATGGAGTATATCGAACGGTGCAACCCCGATGGCATTCGGCGCAATCAGGTTCACAACAACTATGGGGATTGGCTCAGTGTCGGACCGTCGACAGATCGCGAGCTGATCAATACCGCCTACTGGATTTATATTGCGGACTTGATGGCAGGCATCGCGGCAGCACTGGAGCGTGAGTCGGACCCCTGGATCACGCTTGGCAAGTGGTTGCGCACGGCATTCACAGAGGCTTTCTGGGCCGAAGATGGTCGGCTAAAGGGAGACACGCAAACCGCTTACCTTCTGGCTCTTGATTTTGACATCTTGCCAGAAGGGGCCAAAGAGCTGGCGGCGCAACGTCTCCTAGAGTTGATCGAGCAAGCGGATGGGCATCTGCAAACCGGCTTTTTGGGCGTAAGGCATCTTTGCCCAGTTCTTAGCGACAATGGTGCAGAAGAGTTGGCTGTTTCGCTTTTGCTCAAGGACACTTACCCAAGCTGGGGTTTTTCCATCAAACACGGAGCCACAACCATTTGGGAGCGCTGGGACGGCTGGACTGAGGAAAAGGGCTTCCAAAGCAAGGCCATGAACAGCTTCAACCACTATGCCTATGGCTCGGTTGGTGAATGGATCTGGTCGCGCCTTGCTGGCATTGACTGGGATGAAGAGGCCCCAGGCTTCCGGTCCGTCGTCATGCGGCCCATCTTTGATAAGCGCATAGGGTTTGTCGAAGCCACGCATGATGCTCACACCGGTCGCATCACAAGCAATTGGCATTTTGAGGAGAATGAAATTCACTGGGAAGTGTCCCTGCCGCCGAGCGTTCGTGCCAAGGTTACGCTTCCCCAGAATATGACGTCCGATCTGGGTTCGGATTTTGCGCTGGAATGCGGTCGTCATGTCATACGGGCTTACCCGCGATCAATTTAAATCAGCACTATAGATGCCCTTCTTGGTCTTGAAGGCGAAGGAAGGGTCTGGGAGGACAATCTATGTATTATATCGGCATTGATGTCGGCTCTGCGAGCACGCGAACCGGGGTCTATGACCCATCGGGCAACCGTCTTGCCTTTGCGACCCGCGCCATTAAACAGTTTCACCCCAAGGCCAATTTTGTCGAACAGTCTTCAGCGGACATCTGGTCCATGATCTGTGAAGCCACCAGGGAAGCCGTTGAAAAGGCCGGAATTGACGTTTCGAAGATACGCTCGATCGGTTTCGACGCGACTTGCTCACTGGTTGCCGTTGCAAAAGATGGCTCACGCATTTCGGTCTCCGAGAGTGGCGATGCCGAGCAAGATATCATCATGTGGATGGATCACCGCGCTGATGCGGAAACCGCAGCAATCAACGCAACAGGCAACGACGCCCTCAAATATGTA encodes the following:
- a CDS encoding family 78 glycoside hydrolase catalytic domain, coding for MTLSIIGQDGSVLATNLRCQHLACVSGLNSRPPFFGWALDSAKAAQDSLRQTAWRLVIGANENAVRQGCDLIWDSGKCIGESNFVYPDETLIFPPDSHLWWSVQVWDQDDEPSALAEPAELFTGLAANQWQAHWIGRYFVLPAGRDVPQDNLYDNRFQARPADYLRREIALSERPVRATAYLSALGLYEFYIDGERIGEDVMAPGWTDYHTRVEYQTHDVTNQLTAGDNCLGAIIGEGWYSGRIGHNQRRAGNHYGGRPAFLCQLQLEYADGHVETIISDESWMTRQGPICYSDFLAGEMVDARLSLDNWCACGIDTTYWQPVEEIIPEPGLPQIDAARSQPAREVARLEPKSRFAQDANTTIFDFGQNLSGYVEMQVDAPEGTRFLLRHGEMLDADGRLYTENLRYAVSEDIYIASGKGNEIFHPKFTFHGFQYVELTVEGESYAQPELTAIAIQTDTPVVGHMKTGHPMVNQLLSNIFWSQRDNFLSVPTDCPQRDERYGWAADAQVFWRTAGYFMDISAFLTKWMEDLIDGQSDDGVFPDVAPTKPLNPYRLTPQPGAPAWGDAPIIMGWMHYQRYGDKDLLDRCWTPFVSWMEYIERCNPDGIRRNQVHNNYGDWLSVGPSTDRELINTAYWIYIADLMAGIAAALERESDPWITLGKWLRTAFTEAFWAEDGRLKGDTQTAYLLALDFDILPEGAKELAAQRLLELIEQADGHLQTGFLGVRHLCPVLSDNGAEELAVSLLLKDTYPSWGFSIKHGATTIWERWDGWTEEKGFQSKAMNSFNHYAYGSVGEWIWSRLAGIDWDEEAPGFRSVVMRPIFDKRIGFVEATHDAHTGRITSNWHFEENEIHWEVSLPPSVRAKVTLPQNMTSDLGSDFALECGRHVIRAYPRSI